A stretch of Flavobacterium sp. N2270 DNA encodes these proteins:
- a CDS encoding MFS transporter, with protein MQEKIKTLKIIHLAICGGVILAYVILGQITSLEALKLPEIDNDSIIYLLIPFMAFSVSNVLFKSQLKKAHPKASLEENLPVYQTACIMRWAILEGAAFVLLILKKEFIVFGILLIAYLLFLHPTEEKIKKDLNISHF; from the coding sequence ATGCAAGAAAAAATCAAAACACTTAAAATCATACACCTTGCCATTTGTGGTGGTGTTATACTAGCTTATGTTATTTTAGGGCAAATAACCTCGTTAGAAGCATTAAAACTTCCCGAAATAGATAATGATTCCATTATATATTTACTAATTCCATTTATGGCATTTTCAGTAAGTAACGTATTGTTTAAATCACAATTAAAAAAGGCACATCCAAAAGCCAGTCTAGAAGAGAATTTACCTGTTTACCAAACTGCTTGCATTATGCGTTGGGCAATATTAGAAGGTGCAGCTTTTGTTTTGTTAATCTTAAAAAAAGAATTTATCGTTTTTGGTATATTGCTAATTGCTTACCTCCTATTTTTACATCCTACAGAAGAGAAAATTAAGAAAGATTTAAACATTTCTCATTTTTAA
- a CDS encoding DUF262 domain-containing protein, translating to MIKNHTKTDNWSVENLVNAITDNSNKNKILIPKFQRTLVWRPNQKKEFVDSIKNGFPIGALLLYKTKTESDITYYTLIDGLQRSTTLKQYSEAPTSDLFFDDTNIETSIIKDLKNLIDNTVEIEDLTECIVKWITSLKGFEESKGFSSFSLSDHLNETLELNKDLSGIKEMTQKLVPYLEKIKDDSNISSFSIPILIYSGPEENLPTIFERLNSRGTQLSKYQIYAAAWQHYELFTISNTEIIDKIKKKYELLIEEGYEVENYDGSKKFYTTKFSKFEYLFGLGKLLADKYVYLFSGNSKSEQEDSIGFNITNICLGKPFSEMNLLPKFLAEYKLEDFEKCIFNSIEFVNDCLKGQIALKMNTTKRISIVHTEMQIVSMIGKAFHSRYDENLKEKDNWKDSKTKLKKNLKFHYLFDILKESWKGSGDTRAYNLITSDRYENEISKKQWENLFEEWLENDLLKKEKTRVNIKDSSILFYKYLYTHTLSAYEELSDKSFDIEHLVPVGRLKALATDNGLPISAFPNLCLLDSNLNRKKGDETYYEHYDKLIEKEEKTEEQAKIELKNIEGYSFTEENDLEFVKTDFTSENYVTFLKNRFNVVTEKFYEHYEIK from the coding sequence ATGATAAAAAATCATACTAAAACAGATAATTGGAGTGTCGAAAATTTAGTTAATGCTATAACCGATAATTCGAATAAGAATAAAATTTTAATTCCAAAGTTTCAAAGAACTTTAGTATGGAGACCAAATCAAAAAAAGGAATTTGTAGATTCAATTAAAAATGGTTTCCCTATAGGAGCCTTACTTCTATATAAAACAAAAACTGAATCTGACATCACTTACTACACGCTAATTGATGGACTTCAAAGGTCAACAACCTTAAAACAATATTCAGAAGCACCAACAAGTGATTTATTCTTTGATGATACCAATATAGAAACTTCTATAATTAAAGACTTAAAAAATTTAATAGACAATACTGTTGAAATTGAAGATTTAACAGAGTGTATTGTCAAATGGATTACTAGTTTAAAAGGTTTTGAAGAATCAAAAGGCTTTAGTTCATTCTCTTTATCTGATCATTTAAATGAAACTTTAGAATTAAATAAAGATCTGTCAGGAATAAAGGAAATGACGCAAAAACTTGTGCCTTATTTGGAAAAAATTAAAGACGATTCCAATATTTCATCCTTTAGTATTCCTATATTGATTTATAGTGGTCCAGAAGAAAATCTACCCACAATTTTTGAAAGACTTAACTCAAGAGGTACACAATTAAGTAAATATCAAATTTATGCAGCTGCTTGGCAACATTATGAATTATTTACAATTTCAAATACAGAGATTATTGATAAAATCAAAAAGAAATATGAACTTCTAATAGAAGAAGGTTATGAAGTAGAAAACTATGATGGTTCTAAAAAATTCTATACAACAAAGTTCTCTAAATTTGAATACTTATTTGGTTTAGGCAAGTTATTAGCAGATAAATATGTTTACCTTTTTTCAGGTAATTCCAAATCAGAACAAGAGGACTCTATTGGTTTCAATATTACAAATATCTGTTTAGGCAAGCCTTTTAGCGAAATGAATCTTTTGCCAAAATTTCTTGCTGAATACAAACTTGAAGATTTTGAAAAATGCATTTTCAATTCAATTGAATTTGTCAATGATTGTTTAAAAGGACAAATCGCATTGAAAATGAATACTACAAAAAGAATTTCAATTGTACACACAGAAATGCAAATAGTTTCAATGATTGGTAAAGCATTTCATTCACGCTATGATGAAAACTTAAAAGAAAAAGATAATTGGAAAGATTCAAAAACCAAATTAAAAAAGAATCTTAAATTTCATTACCTATTTGATATTTTAAAAGAATCTTGGAAAGGTTCAGGAGACACAAGAGCTTATAACTTAATAACCTCTGATCGTTATGAAAATGAAATTAGCAAAAAACAATGGGAAAATCTTTTTGAGGAGTGGCTAGAAAATGACTTACTTAAAAAAGAAAAAACAAGAGTTAATATAAAAGATAGTTCTATTCTTTTTTACAAATATTTGTACACTCATACACTTTCTGCATACGAAGAATTATCAGATAAATCGTTTGACATTGAACATCTAGTTCCTGTAGGTAGATTAAAAGCATTAGCAACTGATAATGGTCTACCAATAAGTGCTTTTCCAAACCTTTGCTTACTAGACAGTAACTTAAACAGAAAAAAAGGAGACGAAACTTATTATGAACATTATGATAAATTAATTGAAAAGGAAGAAAAAACAGAAGAACAAGCTAAAATTGAATTGAAAAATATTGAGGGCTATTCTTTCACAGAAGAAAATGATCTTGAGTTTGTAAAAACAGACTTTACTTCTGAAAACTATGTTACTTTTCTGAAAAACAGATTTAACGTTGTGACAGAAAAGTTTTATGAACATTATGAAATTAAATAA
- a CDS encoding pentapeptide repeat-containing protein produces the protein MASDYIQDEQYNGNLFTEEDIKYKEFENCTFTNCDFRACTFQSVYFFDCVFVECNFNDTKINYVSLRGVEFNKCDFTNVNFAMTDQVIYDFNFTNCLLDYAKFYKLKLKRMRFIGCSLVAADFMESDLTEAIFDNCDLRRTVFIKTIANKADFSTSYNFTIDPEQNKLKKAQFSTEGLKGLLEKYDLVIH, from the coding sequence ATGGCATCAGATTACATACAAGACGAACAATACAACGGAAATCTTTTCACCGAAGAAGATATAAAGTACAAAGAGTTTGAAAACTGCACGTTTACCAACTGCGATTTTAGAGCCTGTACCTTTCAAAGTGTGTATTTTTTTGATTGTGTTTTTGTAGAATGTAATTTTAACGATACCAAAATTAATTACGTTTCCTTGCGTGGTGTTGAGTTTAACAAATGTGACTTTACCAATGTTAACTTTGCCATGACCGACCAAGTAATTTACGATTTTAACTTTACCAATTGCTTACTCGATTATGCTAAGTTTTACAAACTAAAGCTAAAAAGAATGCGTTTTATAGGCTGTAGCTTAGTGGCAGCCGATTTTATGGAAAGCGACCTTACCGAAGCCATTTTTGATAATTGCGATTTACGCCGCACCGTTTTTATAAAAACCATTGCCAACAAAGCCGACTTTTCTACCAGTTACAATTTTACCATTGACCCAGAACAAAACAAACTAAAAAAAGCACAATTCTCTACTGAGGGCTTAAAAGGTTTGTTAGAAAAATACGATTTAGTAATACATTAG
- a CDS encoding DEAD/DEAH box helicase translates to MKTFQDFDLPKSLQKALDQLGFVAPTPIQAKSFSVILSGRDMMGIAQTGTGKTFAYLLPILKQWKFQKTDTPRVVILVPTRELVVQVVEEIEKLTEFMSVRSLGIYGGVNINTQRKNLAEGVDVLVGTPGRVMDLALDGVLRFDVLQKLIIDEFDEILNLGFRVQLTSILSMMKTKRQNILFSATMTEDVDAILDEFFEFPEEVSLAPSGTPLEQITQKLYHVPNFLTKVNVIKHLLATDETTERVLIFVNNKKLVDVAHELINKDFPDQFGVIHSNKTQNYRLQSMASFQSGELRGLITTDVMARGLDISDITHVFNLQFSEVPEQYIHRIGRTGRADKEGVAISFVAPYEEDKLLAVEELMNQEIDVVEFPEDIIIEEKKLEFEKDKRKLKGTSKKPAVDERGAAFHEKKDKNKKVNLGGPSKTKTKKTAPRNRAVEAKRAAKFKKKKK, encoded by the coding sequence ATGAAAACATTTCAGGATTTTGATTTACCAAAATCATTACAAAAAGCTTTAGATCAATTAGGCTTTGTTGCTCCTACTCCTATTCAAGCAAAATCATTCTCGGTAATTTTATCAGGAAGAGATATGATGGGAATTGCTCAAACAGGAACAGGGAAAACTTTTGCTTATTTGTTACCCATTTTAAAGCAATGGAAGTTTCAAAAAACAGACACTCCTAGGGTTGTAATTCTAGTTCCAACACGTGAATTAGTAGTACAAGTTGTAGAAGAAATTGAAAAGTTGACCGAATTCATGTCGGTTCGTTCATTAGGAATTTACGGAGGTGTTAACATTAATACCCAACGTAAAAACTTAGCCGAAGGCGTTGATGTTTTAGTAGGAACTCCTGGTAGAGTTATGGATTTAGCCTTAGATGGCGTTTTGCGTTTTGATGTTCTTCAAAAATTAATCATTGATGAGTTTGACGAAATTTTGAACTTAGGATTCCGAGTGCAATTAACTTCTATCTTGTCGATGATGAAAACTAAAAGACAAAACATTTTATTTTCGGCAACCATGACCGAAGACGTAGATGCTATTTTAGATGAATTTTTTGAATTTCCAGAAGAAGTTTCTTTGGCTCCAAGCGGAACACCATTAGAACAAATTACTCAAAAACTATATCATGTTCCTAATTTCCTTACGAAAGTAAATGTAATTAAGCATTTATTGGCAACAGATGAAACTACCGAACGTGTTTTAATATTCGTAAACAACAAAAAGTTAGTAGATGTTGCCCACGAATTGATTAATAAAGATTTTCCTGATCAATTTGGAGTAATTCACTCTAATAAAACACAAAACTATCGTTTGCAATCGATGGCGAGTTTTCAAAGCGGCGAATTGCGTGGTTTAATAACTACCGATGTTATGGCGCGTGGTTTGGATATTTCTGATATTACTCACGTTTTCAACTTACAATTTTCGGAAGTACCAGAACAATATATTCATAGAATTGGTCGTACCGGTCGTGCCGATAAAGAAGGTGTTGCCATAAGTTTTGTTGCGCCTTACGAAGAAGATAAATTATTGGCTGTTGAAGAATTAATGAATCAAGAAATTGATGTTGTTGAATTTCCTGAAGATATTATTATTGAAGAAAAGAAATTGGAGTTTGAAAAAGACAAACGCAAGCTAAAAGGAACTTCTAAAAAACCAGCTGTTGATGAACGTGGTGCTGCTTTCCATGAAAAGAAAGACAAAAACAAAAAAGTAAACCTTGGCGGACCTTCTAAAACGAAAACCAAAAAAACGGCTCCTCGTAACCGTGCTGTAGAAGCAAAACGTGCTGCAAAGTTTAAGAAAAAGAAAAAATAA
- the hemN gene encoding oxygen-independent coproporphyrinogen III oxidase, which translates to MQSSLVQKYNVPGPRYTSYPTVPYWEENTFSYSNWKKSLIETFNQSNSTDGISLYIHLPFCESLCTFCGCHKRITKRHEVENPYIKAVLKEWELYCDLFDEKPLIKEIHLGGGTPTFFSPENLKTLIYGITKESIIAKDHEFSFEGHPNNTSREHLQTLYNLGFRRVSFGVQDYSEKVQKAIHRIQPFHNVAKVTLWAKEIGYTSISHDLVFGLPFQTLEDVLDTIDKTNSLHPDRLAFYSYAHVPWIKGNGQRGFNDEDVPKDDAKRQLYEQGKIQLAKHGFHEIGMDHFALENDSMFTSFKEGKLHRNFMGYTTTNTKLMIGLGVSSISDSWTAFAQNEKVLEDYYARLDKDEIPVYRGHILNNEDLIIRRHILNIMCQFQTSWHNESDQFPELEAVVESLKEMEKDGLLQFNKNQLIVLEEGKPFVRNICMAFDLRLKRKAPQTQLFSMTI; encoded by the coding sequence ATGCAATCTTCATTAGTACAAAAATATAATGTTCCAGGACCAAGATACACCAGTTATCCTACGGTGCCTTATTGGGAGGAAAATACATTTTCGTATTCTAATTGGAAAAAATCCTTAATAGAAACATTTAATCAATCTAATTCTACTGACGGAATTAGTCTTTATATTCACTTACCTTTTTGCGAAAGTTTATGTACTTTTTGTGGCTGTCATAAGCGAATTACAAAACGTCATGAAGTAGAAAACCCCTATATTAAAGCAGTACTAAAAGAATGGGAATTATATTGCGATTTGTTTGATGAAAAACCTCTAATTAAAGAAATTCATTTAGGCGGAGGAACTCCAACCTTCTTTTCTCCTGAAAATTTAAAAACTTTAATCTATGGAATTACTAAAGAAAGTATCATTGCAAAAGACCATGAATTTAGCTTTGAAGGCCACCCCAACAATACTTCACGCGAACATTTACAAACTTTGTACAATTTAGGCTTTCGTCGAGTGAGTTTTGGTGTGCAAGATTATTCTGAAAAAGTACAAAAAGCCATTCATAGAATTCAACCATTTCATAATGTGGCAAAGGTAACACTTTGGGCAAAAGAAATTGGCTACACTTCTATCAGTCACGATTTGGTTTTTGGTTTACCTTTTCAAACACTTGAAGATGTTTTAGATACAATTGATAAAACCAATTCTCTTCATCCAGATAGATTAGCATTTTACAGCTACGCTCACGTGCCTTGGATAAAAGGAAACGGTCAACGAGGTTTTAATGACGAAGATGTTCCTAAAGATGATGCAAAACGCCAATTGTATGAGCAAGGTAAAATTCAACTAGCAAAACATGGTTTTCACGAAATAGGAATGGATCACTTTGCATTAGAAAACGATTCTATGTTTACTTCTTTTAAAGAAGGAAAACTACATCGTAATTTCATGGGTTATACAACTACTAATACCAAATTAATGATTGGATTAGGCGTTTCGTCAATTAGTGATAGTTGGACAGCATTTGCTCAAAACGAAAAGGTTTTAGAAGATTACTATGCGCGTTTAGATAAAGATGAAATCCCAGTATATCGCGGACATATTTTAAATAATGAAGATTTAATCATTCGCAGACATATTTTAAACATTATGTGTCAATTTCAAACTTCTTGGCATAATGAAAGTGACCAATTTCCAGAATTAGAAGCTGTTGTAGAGTCTTTAAAAGAAATGGAAAAAGACGGTTTGTTACAGTTTAACAAAAATCAATTAATTGTTTTAGAAGAAGGAAAACCGTTTGTTCGTAATATTTGCATGGCATTTGACCTGCGTTTAAAACGAAAAGCACCACAAACGCAATTGTTTTCCATGACTATTTAG
- the trxA gene encoding thioredoxin, which yields MNAKFNEIISQEQLTLVDFYADWCGPCKTLAPILQEVKAVLKDDVKIIKINVDQHQDLASEFMVRGVPTMLLFKNGQMLWRQSGVLGRNDLVKIIREHLN from the coding sequence ATGAATGCAAAATTTAATGAAATAATAAGTCAGGAACAATTAACATTAGTAGATTTTTATGCTGATTGGTGCGGACCTTGTAAAACTTTAGCTCCAATTTTACAAGAAGTAAAAGCGGTTTTAAAAGATGATGTAAAAATTATTAAAATTAATGTAGATCAACATCAAGATTTAGCTTCTGAGTTTATGGTAAGAGGTGTTCCTACAATGCTTTTGTTTAAAAACGGACAAATGTTATGGAGACAATCTGGAGTTTTAGGTAGAAATGATTTGGTTAAAATAATTCGTGAACATTTAAATTAA
- a CDS encoding rhodanese-like domain-containing protein: MKFKIAFLALVVFSLVSCLKTKTDGVELLNSDKFEQKLDVENVQLVDVRTPEEFAEGHLPNAINVNVMDDNFDAEMAKLDKEKPVMVYCKSGGRSAKAASKLKVQGFKNISDLDGGITSWKQADKPIEN, translated from the coding sequence ATGAAATTTAAAATTGCCTTTTTAGCATTAGTAGTATTTTCTTTAGTCTCTTGTTTAAAAACTAAAACAGATGGAGTTGAGCTTTTAAATTCAGATAAATTTGAACAAAAATTAGACGTTGAAAACGTACAATTGGTTGATGTAAGAACACCAGAAGAGTTTGCTGAAGGACATTTGCCAAATGCAATAAATGTTAATGTTATGGACGATAATTTTGATGCTGAAATGGCAAAACTTGATAAAGAAAAACCTGTTATGGTGTATTGCAAATCAGGTGGAAGAAGTGCAAAAGCTGCTTCTAAATTAAAAGTTCAGGGTTTTAAAAATATTTCAGACTTAGACGGTGGTATTACAAGCTGGAAACAAGCAGATAAACCAATTGAAAACTAA
- a CDS encoding DUF2892 domain-containing protein, producing the protein MKKNVGNGDRFLRIILGIIGVILALSGSFDGNLKWGLLAVGLVLILTSSIQFCPLYTVFGINTCKVKAKKK; encoded by the coding sequence ATGAAAAAAAATGTTGGTAATGGAGATCGCTTTTTGCGAATTATCCTTGGAATTATAGGTGTTATTTTAGCGCTTTCAGGTTCTTTTGATGGAAATTTAAAATGGGGATTATTAGCAGTTGGTTTAGTATTAATTCTTACTTCTTCTATACAGTTTTGTCCTTTATACACGGTTTTTGGAATAAATACATGTAAAGTAAAAGCTAAGAAAAAATAA
- a CDS encoding NAD(P)/FAD-dependent oxidoreductase: MTKEEVDVLIIGAGPSGCVSSSFLHKNNIKVKVVEKTKFPRLVVGESLIPRVMDHFDEAGLLPALNKMNFEKKLGARFIRGEEICVFDFSKKFGEGWDWTWQVPRADFDKTLADEVINKGIDLEFEAEVTAVRFEGTNSITTVKSKNGEVKEIHAKHIIDSSGYGRVLPRLLDLDTPSGLDPHSSIFSHVVDVNRPEGEEGTLISFDILETEVWLWVIPFSNGNTSLGIVAPTTYINSLSENKDNAEALRNAIQLSEFYIKRFGNTEFLFEPIKLENYSRSVKKMYGDGFVLTGNSSEFLDPVFSSGVAFATESGILAAKLIIKELNGEKVDWEIEYSKYMKDGIGVFTTYVKEWYTGNLQTLFFHQPENPEVKEKICAVLAGYVWNKENSFVKKHDNVIKNMAYMINLEKEKQQ, encoded by the coding sequence ATGACTAAAGAAGAAGTAGATGTTTTAATTATAGGTGCGGGCCCTTCGGGTTGTGTTTCTTCGTCTTTTTTACATAAAAACAACATTAAAGTTAAAGTTGTTGAAAAAACTAAATTTCCACGACTTGTAGTAGGCGAAAGTTTAATTCCTAGAGTTATGGATCATTTTGATGAAGCTGGCTTATTACCTGCTTTAAACAAAATGAATTTTGAAAAAAAATTAGGCGCAAGATTCATTAGAGGTGAAGAAATTTGTGTTTTTGATTTTAGTAAAAAATTTGGCGAAGGTTGGGATTGGACTTGGCAGGTTCCAAGAGCCGATTTTGATAAAACACTAGCTGACGAAGTAATTAATAAGGGAATTGATTTAGAATTTGAAGCCGAAGTAACTGCTGTTAGATTTGAAGGAACAAACTCAATTACTACAGTTAAATCTAAAAACGGAGAAGTTAAAGAAATTCACGCTAAACACATTATAGACTCTAGCGGATATGGTAGAGTTTTACCTCGTTTGTTAGATTTAGATACGCCTTCTGGTTTAGATCCACACTCTTCTATTTTTTCACATGTTGTAGATGTTAATCGACCTGAAGGTGAAGAAGGTACTTTAATTTCATTTGATATTTTAGAAACTGAAGTATGGTTATGGGTTATTCCATTTTCAAATGGAAATACAAGTCTTGGTATTGTAGCACCTACTACTTATATAAATTCGCTTTCAGAAAATAAAGACAATGCAGAAGCCTTAAGAAATGCTATTCAATTATCTGAATTTTATATTAAAAGATTTGGTAATACAGAATTTCTTTTTGAACCAATAAAATTAGAAAACTATTCTCGATCTGTTAAGAAAATGTACGGCGATGGTTTTGTTTTAACCGGAAATAGTTCTGAATTTTTAGATCCAGTTTTTTCATCGGGAGTAGCTTTTGCTACCGAATCTGGAATATTAGCTGCAAAATTAATTATTAAAGAATTAAATGGCGAAAAAGTAGATTGGGAAATAGAATATTCCAAATACATGAAAGATGGAATTGGTGTTTTTACAACTTATGTAAAAGAATGGTATACTGGAAATTTACAAACCTTATTTTTCCACCAACCTGAAAACCCTGAAGTAAAAGAAAAAATATGTGCTGTTTTAGCCGGTTATGTTTGGAATAAAGAAAATTCTTTTGTTAAAAAACACGACAATGTTATTAAAAACATGGCTTATATGATTAATCTTGAAAAAGAAAAACAACAATAA
- a CDS encoding HAL/PAL/TAL family ammonia-lyase, translating into MSIINEYLSLKEFKTIVFENKEVEVSDAVQNRVMESFNFLKEFSTNKVIYGVNTGFGPMAQYRIKDEDRIQLQYNLIRSHSSGTGKPLSPVNVKSAILARLNTLSLGNSGVHPSVIHLMKEFINRDITPLIFEHGGVGASGDLVQLAHLALTLIGEGEVFYKGERRQTKDVFEIEKLEPIQVEIREGLALMNGTSVMTGIGIVNVNNAEKLLDWSIKCSCAINEIVQAYDDHLSSELNNTKRHFGQQEIANRMRTNLKDSKLVRKREEHLYSGENKEEVFKEKVQEYYSLRCVPQILGPVLDTVNEVAKVLENEINSANDNPIVDVKNKHVYHGGNFHGDYISLEMDKLKLVVTKLSMLSERQLNYLLNSKINEILPPFVNLGTLGFNFGMQGVQFTATSTTAENQMLSNSMYVHSIPNNNDNQDIVSMGTNAAVITSKVIENAFEVLAIELITIVQAIDALEFKNEISSVTKEMYNEVRKIIPTFKEDQVMYPFVQQVKDYLMK; encoded by the coding sequence ATGAGTATTATTAATGAGTATTTGAGTTTAAAGGAATTTAAAACGATAGTTTTTGAAAATAAAGAAGTTGAAGTAAGTGATGCGGTTCAAAACCGTGTAATGGAGAGCTTTAATTTTTTAAAAGAATTTTCTACAAACAAGGTTATATATGGAGTAAATACTGGTTTTGGACCAATGGCTCAATATAGAATCAAAGATGAAGATAGAATTCAATTACAGTATAATTTAATTAGAAGTCATTCATCTGGTACAGGAAAACCTTTAAGTCCTGTAAACGTTAAATCAGCAATTTTAGCTCGTTTAAATACACTTTCGTTAGGAAATTCAGGAGTTCATCCTTCTGTAATTCATTTAATGAAAGAATTTATAAATAGAGATATTACACCTCTTATTTTTGAACATGGTGGAGTAGGAGCAAGTGGAGATTTAGTTCAGTTAGCTCATTTAGCATTAACATTAATTGGTGAAGGAGAAGTTTTTTACAAAGGTGAAAGAAGACAAACTAAAGATGTTTTTGAAATTGAAAAACTAGAACCTATTCAAGTGGAAATTAGAGAAGGTTTAGCTTTAATGAATGGAACTTCTGTAATGACAGGAATAGGAATTGTAAATGTTAATAATGCTGAAAAATTATTGGATTGGTCAATTAAATGTTCTTGTGCAATTAACGAAATTGTTCAAGCTTATGATGATCATTTATCTTCTGAATTAAATAATACAAAACGTCATTTTGGACAGCAAGAAATTGCAAATAGAATGCGTACAAATTTAAAAGACAGTAAACTAGTTAGGAAAAGAGAAGAGCATCTTTATTCAGGAGAAAATAAAGAAGAAGTGTTTAAAGAGAAAGTACAAGAGTATTATTCACTTAGATGTGTTCCTCAAATTTTAGGACCAGTTTTAGATACTGTAAATGAAGTGGCAAAAGTATTAGAAAACGAAATTAACTCGGCTAATGATAATCCAATAGTTGATGTTAAAAATAAACATGTTTACCATGGCGGTAATTTTCACGGAGATTATATTTCACTAGAAATGGATAAATTAAAGCTTGTGGTAACAAAGCTTTCAATGTTGTCTGAGCGCCAATTGAATTATCTGTTAAATTCAAAAATTAATGAAATTTTGCCTCCATTTGTAAACTTAGGTACACTAGGCTTTAATTTTGGAATGCAAGGAGTACAGTTTACCGCAACTTCAACTACTGCCGAAAACCAAATGCTTTCAAACTCTATGTATGTTCATAGTATTCCTAACAATAATGATAACCAAGATATTGTAAGTATGGGAACAAATGCAGCTGTAATTACAAGTAAAGTAATTGAAAATGCTTTTGAAGTTTTAGCAATTGAGTTAATAACAATTGTACAAGCTATTGATGCTTTAGAATTTAAAAATGAAATTTCGTCTGTTACAAAAGAAATGTATAACGAAGTAAGAAAAATAATACCAACTTTTAAAGAAGATCAAGTAATGTACCCTTTTGTACAGCAAGTTAAAGATTATTTAATGAAGTAA
- a CDS encoding WG repeat-containing protein produces MKKIFLLLILISQTILAQEIALIRKDGKFGYISKSGDFVIQPKFKVAKNFSDGLAAVEENGQWGFIDNKGTFVIKPQFSNVKYFDNGVCVVEKDKQWIYINKKGETLKMPSSDKLYDFEDGIAFIKQGDKIGLINIKGETVLQPKYDVIKSFDGNFARVRDNDKWGIINKDGKVIVPLEYQEIGEYSNNMTWGRKGDDFGVIHSTGFVPVAGVDKIWDFNGQEVTYARKDKKIGFIDTKGNWVIEAKFDKAKSFYKDLAPVAVGKKWGFVNKKGIVIIDYVYEDAEVFSADGLAPVKNKEWGFIDVNGKLVIPTNYQITAGGFGIFRKEEKGFVAGIARVKKDKSWGYLKTDGSVLGNQWFENAELFQK; encoded by the coding sequence ATGAAAAAGATATTTTTATTATTGATTTTAATTTCCCAAACTATTCTTGCACAAGAAATTGCTTTAATTAGAAAAGATGGAAAATTTGGATACATATCAAAATCTGGAGATTTTGTAATTCAGCCTAAATTTAAAGTAGCAAAAAACTTCTCTGACGGTTTAGCTGCAGTAGAAGAAAATGGTCAATGGGGTTTTATTGATAATAAAGGAACTTTTGTTATTAAACCACAATTTTCAAATGTTAAATATTTTGATAATGGAGTTTGTGTGGTAGAAAAAGACAAGCAATGGATTTATATCAACAAAAAAGGAGAAACTTTAAAAATGCCTTCGTCAGATAAACTTTACGATTTTGAAGATGGAATTGCCTTTATAAAACAAGGTGATAAAATTGGGCTTATTAATATTAAAGGGGAAACAGTTTTACAACCTAAATATGATGTTATTAAATCTTTTGATGGAAATTTTGCAAGAGTTAGAGATAACGATAAATGGGGAATTATAAATAAAGATGGAAAAGTAATTGTACCATTAGAATATCAAGAAATAGGAGAGTATTCAAACAATATGACTTGGGGAAGAAAAGGTGATGATTTTGGTGTAATTCATTCAACTGGTTTTGTGCCAGTTGCAGGAGTAGATAAAATTTGGGATTTTAACGGCCAAGAGGTTACTTATGCTAGAAAAGATAAAAAAATAGGTTTTATCGACACAAAAGGGAATTGGGTTATTGAAGCCAAATTTGATAAAGCAAAAAGTTTTTATAAAGATTTAGCACCAGTTGCAGTTGGTAAAAAATGGGGATTTGTTAATAAAAAAGGCATCGTCATAATAGATTATGTATATGAAGATGCTGAGGTTTTTAGTGCTGACGGTTTAGCACCAGTTAAAAATAAAGAATGGGGATTTATTGATGTAAATGGAAAATTAGTAATTCCAACAAATTATCAAATAACAGCTGGTGGTTTTGGTATTTTTAGAAAAGAAGAAAAAGGATTCGTAGCAGGAATTGCTAGAGTCAAAAAAGATAAAAGTTGGGGTTATTTAAAAACTGATGGTTCAGTATTAGGAAATCAGTGGTTTGAAAACGCAGAATTATTTCAAAAATAA